A part of Ancylomarina subtilis genomic DNA contains:
- a CDS encoding ribonuclease Z, whose translation MKFELTILGSNSALPTSKRFPTAQVLNVLERFFLIDCGEGTQIQLKRFRVPMSRINHIFISHLHGDHFFGLIGLISSFSLQGRTNDLHIYAHSKLEKIIRFQLDILDSKLGFKLIFHNIFGKEIQTLFEDAALTVQSFPLRHGAMPCAGFLFKEKQRPRHLIKEMLDFYKIPIKARHGIKMGDDYLTEEGELIANAKLTFAASRPRSYAFCTDTAYFPRIVPVIKQVDLLYHEATFLKDDEKRAKSTYHSTAEQAARIAKEAEVGKLLIGHFSARFHDLSSHLNEAKDVFANTELAEDGNVFSILNT comes from the coding sequence GTGAAATTTGAATTAACAATCTTAGGCAGTAATTCTGCATTGCCAACCTCAAAAAGATTCCCAACCGCTCAAGTGCTCAATGTACTTGAGCGGTTTTTTTTAATTGATTGTGGCGAAGGCACACAAATACAATTAAAGAGGTTTCGAGTCCCCATGTCTCGAATCAATCATATCTTCATATCGCATCTTCATGGCGATCATTTTTTTGGTCTGATAGGCCTAATATCAAGTTTTTCCTTGCAAGGAAGAACAAATGATTTGCATATTTATGCCCATTCCAAGCTTGAGAAAATTATTCGTTTTCAGCTTGATATTTTGGACTCCAAATTGGGTTTCAAACTGATATTCCATAATATCTTTGGGAAGGAGATTCAAACTCTTTTTGAAGATGCAGCACTTACCGTTCAGTCTTTTCCTTTGAGGCATGGCGCTATGCCGTGTGCAGGTTTTTTATTTAAGGAAAAACAGCGTCCTCGCCACCTTATAAAAGAGATGTTGGACTTTTATAAAATTCCAATTAAGGCCAGACATGGAATAAAAATGGGGGATGATTATTTGACTGAAGAAGGCGAGTTGATTGCTAATGCTAAGTTAACCTTTGCAGCATCACGTCCTCGTTCTTATGCATTTTGCACGGATACAGCCTATTTCCCAAGAATTGTACCTGTAATTAAGCAGGTCGATCTGCTTTACCATGAAGCCACCTTTTTGAAAGATGATGAAAAACGGGCCAAATCGACTTATCATTCTACTGCAGAACAAGCGGCACGAATTGCCAAAGAAGCGGAGGTTGGAAAATTATTGATTGGTCATTTTTCAGCACGATTTCATGACTTGTCAAGTCATCTAAATGAAGCCAAAGACGTTTTTGCAAATACTGAATTAGCAGAGGATGGAAATGTTTTTTCAATCTTAAATACTTGA
- a CDS encoding STAS domain-containing protein yields MDFKIDKKDGYTLVQVLNERLDTHIAPELKSKLVLIFSEGEKNILLNLDACTYCDSSGLSAILVANRLCKNANGTFVLYGLQPAVEKLIIISQLDTVLNVSDDLSVAESFMRNSEIEH; encoded by the coding sequence ATGGACTTTAAGATTGACAAAAAAGACGGATACACTTTAGTTCAGGTTTTAAATGAAAGATTGGATACGCATATCGCTCCTGAGCTAAAATCAAAATTGGTTTTGATTTTTTCAGAAGGAGAAAAGAATATTCTTCTAAATTTGGATGCTTGTACTTATTGTGATTCATCCGGCTTGAGTGCCATTCTTGTTGCCAATAGGTTATGTAAGAATGCTAATGGAACATTTGTTCTGTATGGCTTGCAGCCTGCAGTTGAAAAACTGATTATTATTTCACAGTTGGATACAGTTCTTAACGTTTCAGACGATTTGAGCGTTGCTGAATCCTTTATGAGAAATAGTGAGATTGAACATTAA
- the rpsA gene encoding 30S ribosomal protein S1 yields MSNLLVNKLFSMVEENKNAAVEAEFDWDAFENEDAGFAANRAELEAQYDKTLSTVAEKEVIDGIVISMNKREVVINIGYKSDGIVSLNEFRYNPELTVGDTVEVYVESQEDKKGQLVLSHKKARALRSWDRVNSALENDEIIKGYIKCRTKGGMIVDVFGIEAFLPGSQIDVKPIRDYDIYVGKTMEFKVVKINHEFKNVVVSHKALIEAELEQQKKEIIAKLEKGQVLEGTVKNITSYGVFIDLGGVDGLIHITDLSWGRVSHPSEIVELDQKLNVVILDFDDDKKRIALGLKQLTPHPWDALDAEMKVGDRVMGKVVVMADYGAFVEIAPGVEGLIHVSEMSWSQHLRSAQDFMKVGDEVEAQIITLDREERKMSLGLKQLKQDPWEGVEAKYAVNSKHSAKVRNFTNFGVFVEIEEGVDGLIHISDLSWTKKVKHPAEFTQIGAEIEVVVLEIDKDNRRLSLGHKQLEENPWDVFETIFATDSTHEGTIVEIFEKGAVVALPYGVEGFATPRHLVKEDGSQAKVDEKLTFKVIEFSKAAKRIILSHSRTFEDVKRAEVSEKKKSESANMKKGVKKVKDSLEKTTLGDISELAALKSQLEKGDK; encoded by the coding sequence ATGTCTAATTTACTAGTAAACAAACTATTTAGTATGGTTGAAGAAAACAAAAATGCTGCTGTTGAAGCAGAATTTGATTGGGATGCATTCGAAAATGAAGATGCAGGTTTTGCTGCTAACAGAGCAGAATTAGAAGCTCAGTACGATAAAACATTATCTACTGTTGCTGAAAAAGAGGTTATCGATGGTATCGTTATCTCTATGAATAAAAGAGAAGTTGTAATCAATATTGGTTACAAATCAGACGGTATTGTTTCATTGAACGAATTCCGTTACAACCCAGAATTAACAGTTGGTGATACTGTTGAAGTTTACGTTGAGTCTCAGGAAGACAAAAAAGGACAGTTAGTTCTTTCTCACAAAAAAGCTCGTGCATTACGTTCATGGGATCGTGTGAACTCTGCACTTGAAAACGACGAAATTATTAAAGGTTACATCAAGTGTCGTACCAAAGGTGGTATGATCGTTGACGTATTTGGTATTGAAGCTTTCTTGCCAGGTTCTCAAATTGATGTTAAGCCTATCCGTGACTACGATATTTACGTAGGAAAAACTATGGAATTCAAGGTTGTGAAAATCAATCACGAATTCAAAAATGTTGTTGTATCTCATAAAGCTCTTATCGAGGCTGAATTGGAACAACAGAAGAAAGAAATTATCGCTAAGCTTGAAAAAGGTCAGGTTCTTGAAGGAACAGTTAAGAATATCACTTCTTATGGTGTATTCATCGACCTTGGTGGCGTAGATGGTTTGATCCACATTACTGACCTTTCATGGGGTAGAGTATCTCACCCAAGTGAAATCGTTGAATTAGATCAGAAATTGAACGTTGTAATTCTTGATTTCGATGATGATAAGAAACGTATCGCTCTAGGTCTTAAGCAACTTACTCCACATCCATGGGATGCTCTTGACGCTGAAATGAAAGTTGGCGACAGAGTAATGGGTAAAGTTGTAGTTATGGCTGATTATGGTGCATTCGTTGAGATCGCTCCAGGTGTTGAAGGTCTTATCCACGTTTCTGAAATGTCTTGGTCACAGCACTTACGTTCTGCTCAAGATTTCATGAAAGTAGGAGATGAGGTTGAAGCTCAAATTATCACTTTAGATCGTGAAGAAAGAAAAATGTCTCTTGGTCTTAAGCAATTGAAGCAAGATCCTTGGGAAGGTGTTGAAGCTAAGTATGCTGTAAACTCTAAGCATTCTGCTAAGGTTCGTAACTTCACAAACTTCGGTGTATTTGTTGAGATTGAAGAAGGTGTTGATGGTTTGATTCACATTTCTGACCTTTCTTGGACTAAGAAAGTGAAGCATCCAGCTGAATTCACTCAAATTGGTGCTGAAATTGAAGTTGTTGTTCTTGAAATCGACAAAGATAACAGAAGATTGAGCTTAGGTCACAAGCAATTGGAAGAGAACCCATGGGATGTGTTCGAAACAATTTTTGCTACTGACTCAACTCACGAAGGTACTATCGTAGAGATCTTTGAAAAAGGTGCTGTTGTTGCTCTTCCTTACGGTGTTGAAGGATTCGCTACTCCACGTCACCTTGTAAAAGAAGATGGTTCACAAGCTAAAGTTGACGAGAAACTTACTTTCAAAGTAATTGAATTCTCTAAAGCTGCTAAGCGTATCATCCTTTCTCACTCAAGAACTTTCGAAGATGTTAAGCGTGCAGAAGTTTCTGAAAAGAAAAAATCTGAGTCTGCTAACATGAAAAAAGGCGTTAAGAAGGTGAAAGATTCACTAGAAAAAACTACCTTAGGTGATATTTCTGAATTGGCTGCTTTAAAATCTCAACTTGAAAAAGGAGATAAGTAA
- a CDS encoding phospho-sugar mutase codes for MNQKEILDLVNSKAKEWLSSKYDKDTQTAVSELMSNEDQTNLIDSFYKDLEFGTGGLRGKMGPGTNRMNIYTVGAATQGLANYLNECFAGEEISICIGYDCRNNSKLFSDTVANIFSANGIKAYIFDDLRPTPEMSFAIRQLGCKSGVIITASHNPKEYNGYKAYWEDGSQIVTPHDTNIINAVKAVKVEDIKFEGNPDLIEVLGAEMDKLYLDTVKTLSLSPESIKNQRDLKIVFTPLHGTTVKLVPDSLKNYGFENIIHIPEQDVVDGNFPTVWSANPEEPEALKMAIDKAKEVDADLVMACDPDGDRLGIAVTNDKGEWEIINGNQTALIFTYYLINRRRELGLLTGNDYVVKTIVTTELFKDVATKNNVECFDAYTGFKWIADVIRKNPDKNYIGGGEESFGYMPGDFTRDKDAVSSCSIMAEIAAWAKDQGKNLFDILKEIYVEYGFSREKMIYIVREGLSGAKEIEQMMHDFRFNRPKMINESPIVLIKDYSIRKAINPINGEETDLDFETTADVLQFFLEDGSKISVRPSGTEPKIKFYFEVREKLSSIDDFYKTEALADKKIEGIILSLKLN; via the coding sequence ATGAATCAAAAAGAGATACTAGACCTAGTCAACTCAAAGGCAAAAGAATGGCTATCGTCTAAATACGATAAAGACACCCAAACTGCTGTTTCCGAATTAATGAGTAATGAAGATCAAACCAACCTGATTGATTCTTTTTATAAAGATTTGGAGTTTGGAACAGGTGGGCTACGTGGCAAAATGGGACCAGGTACAAACCGAATGAATATATATACTGTTGGCGCCGCAACACAAGGTCTTGCCAATTATTTAAATGAATGTTTTGCCGGAGAAGAAATTTCAATCTGTATTGGATATGATTGTCGAAACAACAGTAAGTTATTCTCCGACACCGTTGCCAACATCTTCTCTGCTAATGGAATCAAAGCCTATATTTTTGACGATTTAAGACCCACACCTGAAATGTCATTCGCCATTCGTCAGCTGGGTTGCAAATCAGGTGTAATTATTACGGCTTCGCATAACCCTAAAGAATACAATGGCTACAAAGCCTATTGGGAAGATGGCTCTCAAATCGTCACTCCTCACGATACAAACATCATCAATGCAGTTAAAGCTGTAAAGGTCGAAGATATCAAGTTCGAGGGAAATCCGGATTTAATTGAGGTTCTTGGGGCTGAAATGGATAAACTTTACCTCGACACAGTAAAAACCTTAAGCTTATCTCCCGAATCAATCAAAAATCAGAGAGACTTGAAGATTGTTTTTACCCCATTACATGGCACAACAGTCAAACTTGTACCTGACTCATTAAAAAACTACGGTTTCGAAAATATCATTCACATTCCAGAACAGGATGTGGTTGATGGTAATTTCCCAACTGTCTGGTCTGCAAACCCAGAAGAACCAGAGGCTTTAAAAATGGCCATTGATAAAGCTAAGGAAGTCGATGCTGATTTGGTAATGGCTTGCGACCCTGACGGCGACCGTTTGGGAATTGCAGTTACCAATGATAAAGGCGAATGGGAAATCATAAATGGCAACCAAACAGCTCTTATTTTCACCTATTACCTGATCAACAGAAGAAGAGAATTAGGCCTACTCACTGGTAATGATTACGTTGTAAAAACGATTGTTACTACGGAGTTATTTAAAGATGTCGCAACCAAAAATAATGTTGAATGTTTTGACGCTTACACCGGATTCAAATGGATCGCAGATGTTATACGTAAGAACCCGGACAAAAATTACATTGGCGGTGGCGAAGAGTCATTTGGGTACATGCCTGGCGATTTCACTCGCGATAAAGATGCGGTATCCTCCTGCAGTATTATGGCAGAAATTGCAGCATGGGCAAAAGATCAAGGGAAAAATTTATTTGATATATTAAAGGAAATATATGTCGAATATGGCTTCTCCAGAGAAAAAATGATTTATATTGTAAGAGAAGGACTTAGCGGCGCAAAGGAAATTGAACAAATGATGCACGATTTCCGTTTCAACCGTCCAAAAATGATAAATGAATCTCCAATCGTATTGATTAAAGACTACAGCATTCGCAAAGCAATCAATCCAATAAATGGAGAGGAAACCGATCTTGACTTTGAGACGACTGCCGATGTTTTACAGTTCTTTTTAGAAGATGGCTCAAAGATATCTGTTCGTCCATCGGGAACCGAACCTAAAATTAAATTCTATTTTGAAGTTCGTGAAAAACTAAGTTCAATTGACGATTTTTATAAGACTGAGGCTCTTGCAGATAAAAAAATTGAAGGAATAATTCTTTCATTGAAATTAAACTAA
- a CDS encoding response regulator: protein MDNKRTILSIDDSPINNKLIEAYFRKDYNIVSKDGGQEALNWLEDNLPDAILLDVMMPVMDGMDVLEKLKENERLCEIPVIMVTAKTEMETIKEALTKGALDYVKKPIDFTELQSKIMIAFQINQQKQEISKYKSYFDIHQGMIHAQRIQRSILPDTEHFKRMFPKSFIINLPKHVVSGDFYWINQNFQQKNIGVFDCTGHGVPAAMLTMMGQMELHTIFENGNHIQPGQIFSMLSQKFSRLLNTSSDTFTQYDGMDGAFLSITSQENKIEYVGAKRPLILIRKGSNLLEIDHESLEPKITNEDFSLFEIGSDRFSIGKESEFANFQTKTISTKPGDRLFVYSDGITDQLGGSQTKRLKKKEFYNKLINLQTKSINLQKSDFFNWLDEWKENNEQTDDILMIGIEL from the coding sequence ATGGATAATAAACGTACCATACTATCTATTGATGACTCCCCAATTAACAATAAATTAATTGAGGCCTATTTTAGAAAAGATTATAATATCGTATCTAAAGACGGAGGACAAGAGGCTCTTAACTGGCTTGAAGATAACCTTCCCGATGCCATTTTGCTTGATGTTATGATGCCCGTTATGGATGGGATGGATGTCCTTGAAAAATTAAAAGAGAACGAACGACTCTGCGAGATCCCGGTCATCATGGTCACTGCAAAAACGGAGATGGAAACCATCAAAGAAGCTTTGACCAAAGGAGCTCTGGATTACGTAAAAAAACCTATTGATTTTACTGAACTGCAATCAAAAATCATGATTGCTTTCCAAATTAATCAGCAAAAACAAGAAATAAGCAAATACAAGTCCTACTTTGACATCCATCAGGGGATGATTCATGCACAAAGAATTCAGCGTTCTATTTTACCAGACACGGAACACTTTAAGCGCATGTTCCCAAAATCATTCATTATCAATCTGCCTAAGCATGTTGTCAGTGGAGACTTCTATTGGATCAACCAAAATTTCCAACAAAAAAACATAGGGGTTTTTGATTGCACCGGACATGGCGTTCCTGCAGCCATGCTAACGATGATGGGACAAATGGAACTTCACACTATTTTTGAGAATGGCAACCATATCCAACCGGGGCAAATTTTCTCAATGTTAAGCCAAAAGTTTAGTCGCTTATTAAATACTTCAAGCGATACTTTTACGCAATATGATGGTATGGACGGTGCCTTTCTTTCCATCACATCGCAAGAAAACAAGATTGAATATGTTGGAGCCAAAAGACCTCTGATACTTATCCGAAAGGGATCTAATCTGTTGGAAATTGATCACGAATCACTTGAACCTAAGATTACAAATGAGGATTTTTCCCTTTTCGAAATCGGCTCAGACCGATTTTCAATAGGTAAGGAGAGTGAATTCGCAAATTTCCAAACAAAAACCATAAGCACAAAACCCGGTGATAGACTCTTTGTTTATTCTGATGGAATTACAGACCAACTTGGAGGCAGTCAAACCAAACGCCTGAAGAAAAAAGAATTTTACAACAAACTGATCAATCTTCAAACAAAATCAATCAATCTGCAAAAATCAGATTTTTTCAATTGGTTAGATGAGTGGAAAGAAAATAATGAACAAACGGATGACATCCTGATGATTGGTATTGAATTATAA
- a CDS encoding ATP-dependent DNA helicase: MLKKHISLSICEELKFDPTSDQNLAIDELSDFLTSSKNDRLFLLKGYAGTGKTTLVSALVASLSKMKIKTVLLAPTGRAAKVLSHYCGQNAYTIHKKIYRQKSLTDGFGVFNLDRNLSRDTIFLVDEASMISNYSYETSVFGSGCLLDDLIDYVYEGVNCRLILVGDVAQLPPIGVDVSPALDPKELESCYNLAVKEVVLTQVLRQAEESGILKNATELRRMLDENESGYPKFETERFSDIVRISGGDLIEEISSAHYKYGLEETMVLSRSNKRANQYNQGIRNSILYREDEITVGDYLMVVKNNYFWTADVKEIDFIANGDIVEITRIGKHIELYGFRYVEVSLRFPDYKDIELDTLIMLDTLNIEAASLTSEDNKKLFFTISEDYSDIRSKKKRYEKVRDNKFFNALQVKFAYAITCHKAQGGQWRAVFVDQGFINEDMLNREFYRWLYTALTRASEKLYLVNFKKEFFPNEEIDL; this comes from the coding sequence ATGTTAAAAAAGCATATTAGCTTGAGTATTTGTGAGGAACTTAAGTTTGATCCGACATCAGATCAGAACCTTGCGATAGATGAATTGTCTGATTTTCTGACGAGTAGTAAGAATGATCGTCTTTTTTTATTGAAAGGATATGCAGGGACAGGTAAAACCACTCTGGTGAGCGCATTGGTTGCCAGTCTTTCTAAAATGAAAATAAAGACGGTTCTTTTGGCACCAACAGGTCGGGCAGCTAAAGTGCTTTCTCATTATTGCGGGCAGAATGCGTATACAATTCATAAAAAGATTTATCGTCAAAAATCTTTAACGGATGGTTTTGGTGTTTTTAATTTAGATCGAAACCTGTCACGTGATACCATCTTTTTGGTTGATGAGGCCTCAATGATATCAAATTACTCTTACGAGACTTCAGTGTTTGGTTCGGGTTGCTTGCTTGATGATCTTATTGATTACGTTTATGAAGGGGTAAATTGTCGTCTGATTCTTGTTGGTGATGTTGCACAGTTGCCTCCAATTGGTGTTGATGTCAGTCCGGCTCTTGATCCCAAAGAACTAGAATCTTGTTATAATTTAGCTGTAAAAGAAGTTGTTTTGACCCAAGTTCTTCGTCAGGCAGAAGAATCGGGTATACTTAAGAATGCAACTGAATTGAGGCGTATGCTCGATGAAAATGAATCGGGATATCCAAAATTTGAAACAGAAAGGTTTTCTGATATAGTGAGAATCAGTGGGGGAGATCTTATTGAAGAAATCTCATCGGCACATTATAAATATGGATTGGAAGAAACCATGGTGCTTAGCCGATCCAACAAACGGGCAAATCAGTACAATCAGGGAATCCGAAATAGTATTTTATATCGTGAAGACGAAATTACGGTGGGAGACTATCTGATGGTTGTGAAAAACAATTATTTCTGGACTGCTGATGTAAAAGAGATCGATTTCATTGCAAATGGCGATATTGTTGAAATCACCAGGATTGGTAAGCATATTGAACTGTATGGTTTCAGATATGTTGAGGTTAGTTTGCGTTTCCCGGATTATAAAGATATTGAGTTGGATACTTTGATTATGCTTGATACCTTAAATATAGAAGCTGCTTCATTAACTTCTGAAGATAACAAGAAACTCTTTTTTACAATTTCAGAGGACTATTCCGATATACGCTCAAAGAAAAAGAGGTATGAAAAAGTGCGTGATAATAAGTTTTTTAATGCATTGCAAGTTAAGTTTGCTTATGCAATAACCTGTCATAAGGCGCAGGGGGGCCAATGGCGGGCTGTTTTTGTTGATCAGGGCTTTATAAACGAGGATATGCTCAACCGGGAATTTTACCGATGGTTATATACGGCTCTAACCCGGGCAAGCGAGAAGTTGTATTTAGTGAATTTTAAAAAAGAGTTTTTTCCCAATGAAGAAATTGATTTATAA
- a CDS encoding DUF3822 family protein: MDELLFVDSTFEKDNTSRYKLSIQLCLDGFSFSILSSNNKCLVLYQSKRLNSDTDNTSIDILKDSIRNCDYLNLSYDQISVIWLTNKTGLIPSDLFSEALAIDSLQLCHPILKNETVLWDEICEMNVFLVYALPSALPEFIKTHFAGAELSHQSYSFYKRVLKRDIDIKHPKLFVQVYDQFFDAFIPDIEQKHFANNFTFKDETDMVYFILNIYKQQKLNTEYSHLHISGKIDETSKAFQILKRYVKEIHIEKMPNEIPLKKNIPGSEYNQFTKLLNTSLCE, encoded by the coding sequence ATGGACGAATTATTATTTGTTGACTCAACATTTGAAAAGGATAATACGTCAAGATATAAACTATCCATCCAGCTCTGTCTGGATGGATTTTCTTTTTCTATCCTTAGCTCAAACAATAAATGTTTAGTTCTGTACCAATCAAAAAGGTTGAATTCAGATACCGACAACACGTCAATTGACATCTTAAAAGATAGCATTCGAAATTGTGACTATCTCAACCTGTCATACGATCAAATATCTGTCATTTGGTTGACAAATAAAACAGGCCTGATTCCATCTGATCTTTTTTCAGAAGCTCTGGCTATTGATAGCCTTCAACTTTGTCATCCCATATTAAAAAATGAAACTGTACTCTGGGATGAAATTTGTGAGATGAATGTATTCCTTGTATATGCATTACCATCAGCCCTACCCGAATTTATAAAAACACATTTTGCAGGTGCAGAGCTATCACACCAAAGCTATAGTTTCTATAAAAGGGTATTAAAACGCGATATTGATATAAAACATCCTAAACTATTTGTTCAGGTTTACGATCAATTTTTCGATGCCTTTATTCCTGATATTGAACAAAAACACTTTGCCAACAATTTCACCTTTAAGGATGAAACGGACATGGTTTACTTTATCTTGAATATTTACAAACAACAAAAATTAAATACAGAATACAGCCACTTGCACATTTCAGGAAAAATAGATGAAACAAGTAAGGCTTTTCAAATACTGAAACGTTATGTCAAGGAAATTCATATTGAAAAAATGCCAAATGAGATTCCACTTAAGAAGAATATTCCGGGTTCAGAATACAATCAATTTACCAAACTTTTAAATACAAGTCTGTGCGAATAA
- the rsmD gene encoding 16S rRNA (guanine(966)-N(2))-methyltransferase RsmD encodes MRIISGTHKGRRINPDKSFKARPTTDFAKENLFNVLNNTIDFEDLNVLDLFSGTGSISYEFASRGAEQVVCVELNFKHCAFIKKTINDLGFSQIHALRADIFKYLKGCNKKFDLIFADPPFDLDTIDTIPDAILKQNILNEDGIVIVEHSSRNDFSQHPSFSEMRSYGSVNFSFFKLKD; translated from the coding sequence GTGCGAATAATTAGTGGTACCCACAAAGGGAGAAGAATCAATCCAGACAAGAGCTTTAAGGCCCGTCCAACAACCGATTTTGCCAAGGAGAACCTTTTTAACGTTCTAAACAACACAATCGATTTTGAAGACTTAAACGTACTCGATTTATTTAGTGGTACAGGAAGTATCAGTTACGAGTTTGCATCCAGAGGTGCCGAGCAGGTTGTTTGTGTTGAATTAAACTTCAAACACTGCGCCTTTATAAAGAAAACCATCAACGATTTAGGATTTTCTCAAATTCATGCCCTAAGAGCAGATATTTTCAAATATTTAAAAGGCTGTAACAAAAAATTTGATCTGATCTTTGCTGATCCACCATTCGACCTGGATACAATAGATACAATTCCCGATGCCATATTAAAACAAAATATTCTAAATGAGGATGGTATTGTTATTGTTGAACACTCATCAAGAAACGATTTCTCTCAACACCCTTCCTTCTCTGAAATGAGAAGCTATGGTAGCGTTAATTTCAGTTTCTTTAAGTTAAAAGATTAG
- a CDS encoding aminotransferase class I/II-fold pyridoxal phosphate-dependent enzyme gives MKDFKSADRIQDLQFFGEFGGINPSVTDSSTFTFLQAQTMSDVFEGKKEGYYLYSRHWNPSNHYLSKALAQIEDTESALVTSSGMAAISSTIMQICQAGDEIVSSRTIYGGSYALLKNFLPKFGITTKFVNTTKPEEVANAISKRTKMIYCETMSNPLLEITDIREMSKIAKANNCLLVVDNTFSPLIFTPAQLGADIVVHSLTKFINGMSDCVAGAVCASHEFINSLYEVSSGAAMLLGPVLDAHRSASILKNLKTLPIRMQQHARNALSLSEKLKADGYRIIYPGLDNHPQNALIKEISHSKYGSGGLLVIDLKEKEKADRFMENMQNANIGYLAVSLGAYKTLFSAPGHSTSSEIPEEERTMMGLTHGLVRISIGLDDDINRTYQKMKHCLETVLAKN, from the coding sequence ATGAAAGATTTTAAATCAGCAGATCGTATACAGGATTTGCAATTCTTTGGAGAGTTTGGTGGCATTAACCCTTCTGTAACCGACTCATCAACCTTTACCTTTCTGCAAGCCCAAACCATGTCCGATGTATTTGAAGGGAAAAAAGAAGGGTATTACCTATACTCCCGACATTGGAATCCCAGCAATCATTACCTTTCGAAAGCCCTTGCTCAAATAGAAGATACCGAAAGTGCTTTGGTTACCTCTTCGGGTATGGCTGCTATCAGTTCCACAATCATGCAAATATGCCAGGCTGGTGACGAGATCGTTTCGAGCAGAACCATCTATGGAGGCAGCTACGCCCTGTTGAAAAACTTCCTGCCTAAATTCGGCATCACAACAAAATTTGTAAATACCACCAAACCTGAGGAAGTGGCCAATGCCATCAGTAAGCGCACCAAGATGATCTATTGCGAAACCATGAGCAATCCGTTGCTGGAGATCACAGACATTCGGGAAATGTCGAAAATTGCAAAAGCCAACAATTGCCTGCTGGTGGTTGATAATACCTTTTCGCCCCTGATTTTTACGCCAGCTCAACTGGGAGCTGATATTGTTGTCCACAGTCTGACCAAATTCATTAATGGGATGAGCGATTGTGTTGCTGGCGCGGTCTGTGCAAGCCACGAGTTTATCAATTCGCTCTACGAAGTTAGCTCAGGAGCTGCAATGCTTCTGGGCCCCGTTTTGGATGCGCATCGATCTGCCAGTATTCTCAAAAATTTGAAAACATTGCCCATTAGAATGCAACAACATGCCCGCAACGCTTTAAGCCTGTCTGAAAAGCTGAAAGCGGATGGTTACAGAATTATCTATCCGGGTTTGGATAATCATCCTCAGAACGCTCTGATAAAAGAAATATCGCATTCTAAATATGGTTCAGGAGGTCTATTGGTTATCGATTTAAAAGAAAAAGAAAAGGCCGACAGGTTTATGGAAAATATGCAAAATGCTAATATTGGCTATCTGGCCGTTAGCCTGGGGGCATATAAAACCCTGTTTAGTGCTCCAGGTCACAGCACATCCTCTGAAATTCCTGAAGAGGAAAGAACAATGATGGGACTTACCCATGGTCTGGTTCGTATATCAATTGGTCTGGATGACGATATCAACAGAACCTATCAAAAAATGAAACACTGCCTTGAAACCGTTCTCGCAAAAAACTAA